Proteins co-encoded in one Alphaproteobacteria bacterium genomic window:
- the rpsU gene encoding 30S ribosomal protein S21 has product MQREGIFREMKMRRHYEKPSEKRVRESAEAIRRARKLERKRQLRDE; this is encoded by the coding sequence ATGCAGCGCGAAGGTATTTTCCGTGAAATGAAAATGCGCCGCCATTACGAAAAACCTTCCGAGAAACGCGTTCGCGAATCTGCAGAAGCAATTCGTCGTGCTCGCAAACTGGAGCGTAAACGCCAGCTGCGTGACGAATAG